In Spirochaeta isovalerica, the genomic window CCGTCATGGGAATGGTCACGACTGATCCGCCCATAGCCAGAATATTGAGTACATCCTGCATCGTCACACCTCCGGCTTCCGCGCTCGACCGGATCCAACCGGCGTTCATGAGAGCGATGTCGGCACCGCTGTCGGAACGGAAGGCATCGGTAACGAGACGGCCGAGATTGGTATCACTTGTGCGGATGACAGCTCGGGTTCCCTCCAGGAATTCCGGAGAAACGGCCAGCACTTCATTGAGAATCGCATCATTTTTGGCTTTGATTTCCGCAAGGACTGCTGAGACTTCAGGATCTTCGGCGTTCTTTAGTTTTTCATCGGTCAAATCTACCAAGCGGGATGTCTTTTCTACGACTTTCCCCCCTTCTACGGTTAGGGAGGCCATTGCAATGTTGCTGGATTCCGATCCTGAATTGATTATCAGAGTCTCTCCGACCATTGTTCCCTCGGGCGTGGAAACATGGTCGTGCCCATCAACTATCAGATCGATGCCTTCTACTTCTTCGGCCAGCCTTTTCGAGGTGAAATCTCTTTCCATTCCCAGGTGGGCCAGGACAATAATCACATCGGCTTTTTCTTTCAGTTCAGGCATAAGCCTGTTTAAAGCGACAACGGGATCTTCATAGGTAAAATCCTTGACGCCGTACTCCGGAGTCACGATCCCGACAAGGGCGATATTTACTTTTTTTATGGTTTTGATCAGGTATGGTTCAAACAGAGCCTCACCATCGGCATAGAGATTGGCTACGATAAAAGGAAAGTTCATCTGCTCTGTCAGTTCGAGAAAGCGTTCAGCACCGAAATCCGTCTCGTGGTTACCCATAGTCATGGCATCGTACTGAACAGAGTTGAGTGCATAGATAGCGCTTTCTCCCCTGTCGAGGTTTGTCGCTGCATTTCCGGCTATTGTATCACCGGCATCGAGAAGAAGGACATCCTGACCTTCTTTTTTCAGCTGATTAACATATCCGGCTACGCGGCTGAAGCCGATACTCGTTTCCGATGGTGTCAGACCGTAGCCATGGGTGTCATTGGTCGAAACTATGTGAAGTGTGAAGTCTTCGGGCTTTCCGCTTGCCATTATTGACGCTGCCGATAGAAGCAGAACCGAGGCAAGCAGGAGTGCCTTTTTAAAATTTGTTTTCATTTCTTCTCCTTAATGGAGCCGGTAGCGTCTTCCCGAGAATCGGGTCCGCAACCGGCTATGTTTAGCAAAAAGCTATTAGATGTTACTGTCGAAAAAGCGGATCATTTCCTTCAGATAGGTTTTCCCTGTGCTGTTGAAAACCCCCTGAACCATGGGGTCCGGCTTCCAGTCGAAGTAGGCATGGCTGGCTCCGGGCACTTCAATGTACTCGGCGGCCTGGCCGGCCTGCTCCAGCGCAGCGACATAGCCCTGAACCGCTGCGGGCGGTATAATAGGATCCTCACTGCCTATCTGGCATTGCTGAGGGGGAAGACGTCGTTCTGACGCATTTGGAATATGGGTCATCGGAGAGAGCTGGGCAAACCATGCCTCGTTTCCTTCTGCAGGAATAAGACCGGGCATCTCCTCAGCCATAGCCGGCGCCAGAGTGAAAACTCCATAGCTGGGCGCGGCTACTTTAACGGAATCCATAATTCCCTTTCTGACTGCTGCCACTTCGCTTTCGGCCACACCTGTCGGCCAGAACTCGAAGTTCATTCCGTCAAATCCACCGGTCCCTATCATATGGGGCATATTGGCTACAACAGCGGCCAGATGTCCGCCTGCGCTGTCTCCGGTCACGGCGAGCCTGCCGGGGTCTCCGCCGTATTCTGCTGCATTTTTCCTGATATGGGCGATAGCTCCGAAAACATCTTCGATTACGTCAACCAGAGAATTCCCGACCAGATTTCCGCTGGAATCGAGGTCATTGAGAAGGCGGTAATCGAGGGCAAAGGCCACGTATTTTCCGGTTTTGGCAATTTCCCTTCCCATTCCTCGCATAATGTCTTCGGTATTGGCGCTCCAGCCTCCTCCGTGAATGATAACGACAGAAGGCAGATCTTTTGCTCCTTCCGGTGCGTATACATCATATACAAGGGATTTGTCCCCGACCCGGGCATATTCAATATTCTGGGTTACTTCAATACCGTCGAGTTCGCTTTCCTTTATAAAAGATGCTCCCAGTTTATAGATATTGGATGGTCCGTAGGTCTGAAACCGTCCGTCTGCTGGATCGACGGTAAGGGTCCAGGTCGATTCGGTCGATTCCATGAAGTACCCGTAGTTATAGGCTTCAATGATCCAGATCATTTTGTAGATCGAATCGACCGCGTATCCCTCATCGGGTGTGGCCGTAAGGGTAAACTGTGTTCCGGCCTTGACCAGTCCGTCGGCGGGGATCGGCGGTTCGACAGTTACGGTACCGTTGACCGCTTCGTCGAGAACCACTTTGTAGTATACCTCTTCAGAATCCATGGCAGCTGCCCCGTTCTGTTCATCTGCCGGTTTTTCCGGCTGAGTCGCACATGATGCGACTAGAAATGCTGTAAATAAAAATGTTAGTAATAAACTGGATGAATGAAAAAATTTCTTCATTGAATGTACTCCTTTCAATGAAAATCCGTTTCCGGGGGGCGGTACCTGTGACGAACCGCCGCCCGGATTAAATCATTAGACTTGTCTACTGATTTCAGTAGGAAGTCAAACCATCTCCCATTTTGAAGGTCTGGTTAGCTGAATCGTTGGGCAGATCTTCAAACTGGGCATATACGTCGGCATCAGAGGCTGGTATGGCCATGGGAAGCTTCCCTGCAGGCTGAACCGACTTATCCTGAACCATGTCCTTCATCTGGAACACAATGTCCAGAACAGCTTTGTCTGTAGCTCCGAAGTCAACAAGAAGTGTGTCAATATCATCAATATAGGGTTCGATAATGAACGGTCTGATCATATGAACGTCAAGAATCAGTTTAGCTTTGCTGTCCATGGATGCCACTGTATTGAGGAAGTCCTCCTTGACTGCCGTCCATACAGCTGTATTGCTCGCGGAACCGAGAGCTCCGAAGGGATGGTCTCCCTGTTCGGACAGGGTAGAGCTCGGGCTCTGGGTGTCATGGTCGTAGACGTAGATCTCTCCGTCCCATGAAAGGGGAGCTCCTCCGTCGAGTCCGAAATACATTCCCTGACGGGCGCTGACTCTTTTTATGACGTAATCGGCATCTGCTGCATTTTCCACTACTGTGAAAGCGGGAACTGCTGCCGCGTAGGCTTCGATTTCATCGCTGTCGTATCCGATATAGCTTACCTGAATTCCCGGTGTGTCGTTCAGATCTTCTGTCGAAGCGTCGAGGGGAAGGATGGAATCGTCATTTTTCAGCAGAGTGATGGCCTGTTTCATCAGCTCTTCCCCCCGCTTTCTGTTCGCCTCGGCAATGGCCAGAGCTTCCTGTGGATCGGAGTAGGGGTTTTCGAAGGCTCCGACTTTAAAAGCCAGTTCCAGAACTTTAACGGCCGCTTCATCGATGACTTCTTCGGTGATATAGCCCTCATCGAGTGCTTCCATCCAGTAGTCCGGTGCTCCCATTCCAACCTGGTGGGAACCGGCTGCTGCGAAATCGGCGATCCTCTGGCCCCGCGGTTTGTCCCATTCGTCTCCCCAGGCCATGGCGAAACCGAACATCCCGTACATAGGACTTTCCTCTCCATCGAGAGTTCCCCAGTCAGAGGTGACCAGACCGTCCCATTTGATTTCATCTCTCAGAATATCCTGCATGAGAATCTTCGAGTAGGCGGCGGGAACATTTTCGATCTGTTTTCCCTTGTAGGTTGTTTCGATAATGCTGTAATTGGGCATTAAAGCGGCCGGATTGGCTTCAAGAGCTTTCCGCATTGTATTTAGGTGCATTTGCAGATTGTTTCCGGGGTAGATATTGGATCGACCGGGATAGGAATGGCTGTCCATTCCGCCTTCGTTGGGACCGGCACCGGGGAAGTGCTTGATAGTTGCCGCGACGCCCTTTTCCGGGTCGACACCGTCATCTCTGCCCTGAAGTCCCTGAATGTAGGCTTTGGCCAGTTCTCCCACCAGTTCCGCATCGGAACCGAACGTATGTCCGACTCTGGCCCACATGGGTTCGGAGGCGATATCTGCCAGAGGTCCAAGGAGCAGTCTGGCTCCGGCGGAACGGAATTCTTCAGCCTGCATGGCTCCCACTTCTCTGGCAATTTCAGGATCTCCGATCGCACCTAGACCCAGAAGAAGGGGAAAGGGGGTGAAGGACGTATTCTGAGCATCGCCGCCTTTAAATTCCGTACTGTTCTCATTGGTACCGGCTTCGTGGACGGGATCGGTGATTATCACCATGGGAACTCCCAGAGGTGTTGCCGCCGCAATTTTCTGAAGCTCGTTGTGATACTTCGCGTAAACTGCTGAATCACCCGCATAACCCCATCTTGTCAGATTGAAACGGATATGTTCCTGAGTGATCTTGATCTTGTTCTCAAACGAAACGGTTCCGTTGTCGTCAGTCGGCCCGCCGATAAAGTCCTTTTCGGCAAGCAGAGCCGCTTTGGCTTCCGTTTCCATTTTCGATACAAGATCCCGCGCCCTTTCAAGGGGAGAGAGTCTCCAGTCCTCGTAGGGGTCCAGCTGCCCGTCTTTGCTGGCATCGCGGAAACGGAAATTATCCACGGTAATTTCCGTGACTCCGGTTCCTTCGGCGATACCGATTTCCGGCTGCACATAGGTCTCTCTGCTTCCACATGATACGAATATCATACCGGCAGATAAACACAGCAGTGCCAAACTTTTTTTCATATTTTTCCTCCTGGATAAAAGTTGAAAAGTTAAATAAGAGAAGGAAGCCGCCCCGCCAACCGGGGCGGCCAGTAAAAAAGGAGTAATGAAGTGCAGCTGATTATCAGCCGCCGTATCCGCCCATAGAGGCGTAGTTCAGGCCGTAACCGATTTCATAAACCGGGTTGGCCGTATCTCCGGGAACATCTTCGAGCTGAGCTTCGACCGAAGCATCATCTCTCGGGAATTCAACGGGTAATCTTCCCTGCGGTTTGTTGCCGTTCTGCCAGAAGATAATATCAAGGAATGCTTTATCGGTAGCTGCGAAGTCGATGATCATAGCGTCAACTTTGTCATGAAAATCTGTAACGATTCCGGGACGTGAAGCTGTCATCCCTATGATCACTTTCATACCGGGGTAGGCTTCTTTGGCCGCGAGAGCCTTGTCAACGACGGCTTTGCTTTCCAGACCGCCCAGGTATGTATGAAATCCCTGTCCTATGAATCCGCTTTCTCCGCCGACCTGACTCCAGTCATTAAATTTCCAGGCTCCGAATTCCGCGAATCCTTCTGAGAAATGACTATTAACTTTTACAGCTTTATCTGTATAAGCCTGCTTATCGTGATCCCATACCATCACAGGGCCGTCGAAGGACAGAGGTGTTCCCCCCTGAGTTCCGAAGTAGGTGGCTCCTCTGGAGAACATCCGGGCGATGTAGAGATCGGCTTTTTCGGGACTGTCGACGAAGTTGATATTCAGGTACTGGGTCTCTGTTGAAAATGCTTTTGTTCTGCTCTGTCCGCTGTCCGCTTCGGGGTAGACTGAATCGAAATAGACATCGACTACGCCGTTCCCGTTTCTATCTACCGAGCTTATATATTCATCGCTGGTTCCCAGTACGGGAAGCATGGCCAGGTTTTCTGCCACATCTTTGTTTTCTGTCAGAACCATGGCTTTTTTCATGGCTGCTTCACCGGCTGCATATCTCGATCTGAGCTCATCTCCTTCGGGATCCCAGAATTTCTCCGCTTCATCGAGGTCGACATAGGGGTTTTCAAAAAGACCGAGCTTGAACTGAAGCTCAAGGGATTTTCTGGCTCCTTCATCGATTTTTTCCTGGGAGATCAAACCGAGCTCAAAGGCTTCACGCCAGTTTTCCGTGTAGTCTGTTCCGCCATACTGATAGGTACCGGCGTTGAACATCTCGGCGAAGATCTCCGGTTTCTCCTGAATGTCCATATGACCCCAGGCACTGCTTTTGGCGATTCCCCAGTCGGAAACGACAGAACCGTCAAATCCCATTTCATCTCTGAGCAGATCGGTCATGATTTTTGTGGAAAATGCAGCGCCTTCATCAACGGGTTTTCCATCGATGACATCTTTGTACTCTTCTACATCAATGATGCTGTAGCAAGCCATAACTGAAGTGGCTCCTGCGTCGATGGCGGCCTGAAAGGGCTTTAGGTGTTCATCCAGGTTGTTCCCCGGGAAAACGCTCCACTGACCGGCTGCCGTATGACTGTCCATTCCCTCTACTACGGAACCCGAACCGGGAATATGTTTGACTGTTGTCGCCATAGCTTCGGGATCGAGGGTCGAACCGCCCTGCATCGCTTTTATAAGAACACTCATGTGCTTGGCCGCCGCGTCTCCGTTGGCGTGAAGCAGATGCTGTATCCGGCCCCATCTCGGTTCAGTGGCAATATCAGCCTGAGGGCCGAGAAGCATGTGATGGCCGGACATCCTCATTTCATCAGCTACTGTCTGGCCGA contains:
- a CDS encoding glycoside hydrolase family 3 N-terminal domain-containing protein; translated protein: MRNSILLISSIILVLTVTGCNKDPFENSIYSKQPEIGLYQDYLANNSDLPSEGTDPVLNTGVEKDIIRKSKLLFKDSNGNGKLEPYEDWRLSPQERAADLVARMTNDMKAGLFNWLGESGNTAMTKDDKGTEDTSDDRLYYGLEGLNADGTIERTVMTAFGPSNSVPFSMIKNGARYINDQLELSPLDEVKFNNNLQGLAERTEFGIPVIISSDPLHSGFNGDDMWPSRLSKWPFYLGLGAADDLKTTKAFGQTVADEMRMSGHHMLLGPQADIATEPRWGRIQHLLHANGDAAAKHMSVLIKAMQGGSTLDPEAMATTVKHIPGSGSVVEGMDSHTAAGQWSVFPGNNLDEHLKPFQAAIDAGATSVMACYSIIDVEEYKDVIDGKPVDEGAAFSTKIMTDLLRDEMGFDGSVVSDWGIAKSSAWGHMDIQEKPEIFAEMFNAGTYQYGGTDYTENWREAFELGLISQEKIDEGARKSLELQFKLGLFENPYVDLDEAEKFWDPEGDELRSRYAAGEAAMKKAMVLTENKDVAENLAMLPVLGTSDEYISSVDRNGNGVVDVYFDSVYPEADSGQSRTKAFSTETQYLNINFVDSPEKADLYIARMFSRGATYFGTQGGTPLSFDGPVMVWDHDKQAYTDKAVKVNSHFSEGFAEFGAWKFNDWSQVGGESGFIGQGFHTYLGGLESKAVVDKALAAKEAYPGMKVIIGMTASRPGIVTDFHDKVDAMIIDFAATDKAFLDIIFWQNGNKPQGRLPVEFPRDDASVEAQLEDVPGDTANPVYEIGYGLNYASMGGYGG
- a CDS encoding alpha/beta hydrolase fold domain-containing protein — its product is MKKFFHSSSLLLTFLFTAFLVASCATQPEKPADEQNGAAAMDSEEVYYKVVLDEAVNGTVTVEPPIPADGLVKAGTQFTLTATPDEGYAVDSIYKMIWIIEAYNYGYFMESTESTWTLTVDPADGRFQTYGPSNIYKLGASFIKESELDGIEVTQNIEYARVGDKSLVYDVYAPEGAKDLPSVVIIHGGGWSANTEDIMRGMGREIAKTGKYVAFALDYRLLNDLDSSGNLVGNSLVDVIEDVFGAIAHIRKNAAEYGGDPGRLAVTGDSAGGHLAAVVANMPHMIGTGGFDGMNFEFWPTGVAESEVAAVRKGIMDSVKVAAPSYGVFTLAPAMAEEMPGLIPAEGNEAWFAQLSPMTHIPNASERRLPPQQCQIGSEDPIIPPAAVQGYVAALEQAGQAAEYIEVPGASHAYFDWKPDPMVQGVFNSTGKTYLKEMIRFFDSNI
- a CDS encoding glycoside hydrolase family 3 protein: MKKSLALLCLSAGMIFVSCGSRETYVQPEIGIAEGTGVTEITVDNFRFRDASKDGQLDPYEDWRLSPLERARDLVSKMETEAKAALLAEKDFIGGPTDDNGTVSFENKIKITQEHIRFNLTRWGYAGDSAVYAKYHNELQKIAAATPLGVPMVIITDPVHEAGTNENSTEFKGGDAQNTSFTPFPLLLGLGAIGDPEIAREVGAMQAEEFRSAGARLLLGPLADIASEPMWARVGHTFGSDAELVGELAKAYIQGLQGRDDGVDPEKGVAATIKHFPGAGPNEGGMDSHSYPGRSNIYPGNNLQMHLNTMRKALEANPAALMPNYSIIETTYKGKQIENVPAAYSKILMQDILRDEIKWDGLVTSDWGTLDGEESPMYGMFGFAMAWGDEWDKPRGQRIADFAAAGSHQVGMGAPDYWMEALDEGYITEEVIDEAAVKVLELAFKVGAFENPYSDPQEALAIAEANRKRGEELMKQAITLLKNDDSILPLDASTEDLNDTPGIQVSYIGYDSDEIEAYAAAVPAFTVVENAADADYVIKRVSARQGMYFGLDGGAPLSWDGEIYVYDHDTQSPSSTLSEQGDHPFGALGSASNTAVWTAVKEDFLNTVASMDSKAKLILDVHMIRPFIIEPYIDDIDTLLVDFGATDKAVLDIVFQMKDMVQDKSVQPAGKLPMAIPASDADVYAQFEDLPNDSANQTFKMGDGLTSY
- a CDS encoding bifunctional metallophosphatase/5'-nucleotidase; translation: MKTNFKKALLLASVLLLSAASIMASGKPEDFTLHIVSTNDTHGYGLTPSETSIGFSRVAGYVNQLKKEGQDVLLLDAGDTIAGNAATNLDRGESAIYALNSVQYDAMTMGNHETDFGAERFLELTEQMNFPFIVANLYADGEALFEPYLIKTIKKVNIALVGIVTPEYGVKDFTYEDPVVALNRLMPELKEKADVIIVLAHLGMERDFTSKRLAEEVEGIDLIVDGHDHVSTPEGTMVGETLIINSGSESSNIAMASLTVEGGKVVEKTSRLVDLTDEKLKNAEDPEVSAVLAEIKAKNDAILNEVLAVSPEFLEGTRAVIRTSDTNLGRLVTDAFRSDSGADIALMNAGWIRSSAEAGGVTMQDVLNILAMGGSVVTIPMTGSEVLASLEAGFAIYPEPNGFLMQVSGLTCDVDTSKEAGSRISNLMIGGEPAGMEKTYNAAVLDILAQIGAAGRAGAPDYKPFAIYGGGIIAVNSLSTEALADYLRNTPDAFNIIEEARMNIK